The following coding sequences lie in one Aquabacterium olei genomic window:
- a CDS encoding HD-GYP domain-containing protein, translating into MSPLPALRRPTILVADDSPQNIELLSRVLGQDYRIKVATSGDKALKIVYSDEPPDLVLLDIMMPDLSGHEVCRRMKANPDRRRIPVIFVTAMSTIEDEALGLSLGAVDYITKPISPPLVQARVRTHLALYDQSRELERMVAQRTSELVATRQQIIRRLGRAAEYKDNETGNHVVRMSHIARLVAQQAGMGPEAVQLVFQAAAMHDVGKIGVPDHILLKPGPLTEEERQIMRRHPQIGADILGKHDNELLAAARTIALTHHERWDGTGYPQGLQGEQIPIFGRIVALADVFDALMTRRPYKPAFSAQQSLAIMADERGKHFDPNLLDCFFAQQFEILRIMNLYADERGTVSDAA; encoded by the coding sequence ATGTCCCCCCTTCCGGCCCTGCGGCGTCCCACCATTCTGGTGGCGGACGACTCGCCCCAGAACATCGAGCTGCTGTCCAGGGTGCTGGGGCAGGACTACCGCATCAAGGTGGCGACCTCGGGTGACAAGGCGCTGAAGATCGTCTACTCGGACGAGCCGCCGGACCTGGTGTTGCTGGACATCATGATGCCCGACCTGAGTGGCCACGAGGTGTGCCGCCGGATGAAGGCCAACCCGGATCGCCGCCGCATCCCGGTCATCTTCGTGACGGCGATGAGCACGATCGAGGACGAGGCGCTGGGCCTGAGCCTGGGCGCCGTGGACTACATCACCAAGCCGATCAGCCCGCCGCTGGTGCAGGCGCGGGTGCGCACCCATCTGGCGTTGTACGACCAGTCGCGCGAGCTGGAACGCATGGTGGCGCAGCGCACCAGCGAGCTGGTGGCCACGCGCCAGCAGATCATCCGCCGGCTGGGCCGCGCTGCCGAGTACAAGGACAACGAGACCGGCAACCACGTGGTGCGCATGAGCCACATCGCGCGGCTGGTGGCGCAGCAGGCCGGCATGGGTCCCGAGGCGGTGCAGCTGGTCTTCCAGGCGGCGGCCATGCACGATGTGGGCAAGATCGGCGTGCCCGACCACATCCTGCTCAAGCCGGGACCCTTGACCGAGGAAGAGCGCCAGATCATGCGCCGCCACCCGCAGATTGGCGCAGACATCCTGGGCAAGCACGACAACGAACTGCTGGCGGCGGCGCGCACGATTGCGCTGACCCACCACGAGCGCTGGGACGGCACGGGCTATCCGCAGGGGCTGCAGGGCGAGCAGATCCCGATCTTCGGGCGCATCGTGGCGCTGGCCGACGTGTTCGATGCGCTGATGACGCGACGGCCCTACAAGCCGGCTTTCAGCGCCCAGCAGTCGCTGGCCATCATGGCCGACGAGCGCGGCAAGCATTTCGACCCCAACCTGCTGGACTGCTTCTTTGCGCAGCAGTTCGAGATCCTGCGCATCATGAACCTGTACGCCGACGAGCGCGGCACGGTGAGCGACGCCGCCTGA
- a CDS encoding cyclic nucleotide-binding domain-containing protein, whose protein sequence is MDGNELIQAIQTLNTDDAFRPRLDPQQWRTFVQYLTRHELRAGDLLIKQGDRERTVYFLGQGSLQVFVTGAAPGASRIAILRPGAMCGEPAVFADVPRSANVEAMTPCVVFALRLPRFEELMARVPLVAAEVLRAAGAVMLVRQRSNLSRQVPAA, encoded by the coding sequence ATGGACGGCAACGAACTGATTCAGGCCATTCAGACGCTGAACACGGACGATGCGTTCCGGCCGCGTCTGGATCCCCAACAATGGCGCACGTTTGTGCAGTACCTGACCCGCCACGAGCTTCGCGCGGGGGACCTGCTGATCAAGCAGGGGGACCGGGAACGCACGGTGTACTTTCTCGGGCAGGGGTCGCTGCAGGTGTTCGTGACCGGTGCAGCACCCGGGGCGAGCCGCATTGCCATCCTGCGGCCTGGTGCCATGTGCGGTGAGCCCGCGGTGTTTGCCGATGTGCCGCGCTCGGCCAACGTCGAGGCCATGACGCCCTGCGTGGTGTTTGCCTTGCGGCTGCCGCGCTTCGAAGAGCTGATGGCGCGCGTGCCGCTGGTCGCCGCCGAGGTGCTGCGGGCGGCGGGTGCCGTCATGTTGGTGCGCCAGCGCAGCAACCTGAGTCGTCAGGTGCCGGCCGCCTGA
- the mnmE gene encoding tRNA uridine-5-carboxymethylaminomethyl(34) synthesis GTPase MnmE, protein MVNTQGQVPIVAVATAAGRGAVGIVRVSGRGLDALAQALCGRALAPRVATYGPFRDARGDAIDHGLALYFPAPHSYTGEDVLELQGHGGPVVMQLLLARCLEAAEEPDAATGQPRLPGLRLAEPGEFTQRAFLNDKIDLAQAEAIADLIDASTEAAARSASRSLGGAFSREVNALRDRMVNLRMLVEATLDFPEEEIDFLEKADARGKLDGLLGALDAVLAQARQGALLREGMQVVLAGQPNAGKSSLLNALAGAELAIVTPIAGTTRDKVSETIQIHGVPLHVIDTAGLRAEHEAADEVERIGMARSWEAIAQADAVLFLHDLTRVDDAVYAAIDADIAGRLPDGVPVVHVFNKADACADDAALRMQTWLGTRQAEGEQAVALSARTGTGLDALRERLLTLAGWQAGGEDVFIARQRHVQALRVARAHLQQAQAHAALRDGALDLLAEELRLAHNALGAITGAFSADDLLGEIFTRFCIGK, encoded by the coding sequence ATGGTGAACACGCAGGGGCAGGTCCCGATCGTGGCGGTGGCCACGGCGGCGGGGCGCGGTGCAGTGGGAATCGTGCGGGTCTCGGGCCGGGGCCTGGATGCGCTGGCGCAGGCCCTGTGCGGGCGGGCGCTCGCGCCGCGGGTGGCCACCTACGGACCCTTCCGCGATGCGCGGGGCGATGCGATCGACCACGGCCTGGCGCTGTACTTTCCGGCGCCGCACAGCTACACCGGCGAGGACGTGCTGGAGCTGCAGGGCCATGGTGGTCCGGTGGTGATGCAGCTGCTGCTGGCGCGGTGCCTGGAGGCGGCTGAAGAACCGGATGCCGCCACGGGGCAGCCCCGTTTGCCCGGTCTGCGGCTGGCCGAGCCGGGTGAGTTCACCCAGCGCGCCTTCCTGAACGACAAGATCGACCTGGCCCAGGCCGAGGCGATTGCCGACCTGATCGACGCGAGCACCGAGGCGGCCGCGCGGTCGGCCAGCCGGTCGCTGGGCGGCGCGTTTTCGCGCGAGGTCAACGCGCTGCGCGACCGGATGGTGAACCTGCGCATGCTGGTGGAGGCCACGCTCGATTTTCCGGAAGAAGAGATCGACTTTCTGGAGAAGGCCGACGCGCGCGGCAAGCTCGATGGCCTGCTGGGGGCGCTCGATGCGGTGCTGGCGCAGGCGCGGCAGGGTGCGCTGTTGCGCGAGGGCATGCAGGTGGTGCTGGCCGGGCAGCCCAACGCGGGCAAGAGCTCGCTGCTCAATGCGCTGGCCGGGGCGGAGCTGGCCATCGTCACGCCGATTGCAGGCACCACACGTGACAAGGTCAGCGAGACCATCCAGATTCACGGCGTGCCGCTGCACGTGATCGACACGGCCGGCCTGCGGGCCGAGCACGAGGCCGCCGACGAGGTCGAGCGCATCGGCATGGCGCGCAGCTGGGAGGCGATTGCCCAGGCCGATGCCGTGCTGTTCCTGCACGACCTGACGCGGGTGGACGACGCGGTGTACGCCGCCATCGACGCCGACATCGCCGGCCGGCTGCCCGACGGCGTGCCGGTGGTGCACGTGTTCAACAAGGCCGACGCGTGCGCCGATGACGCCGCGCTGCGCATGCAGACCTGGCTCGGCACGCGCCAGGCCGAGGGGGAACAGGCCGTGGCGCTGTCGGCGCGGACGGGCACCGGGCTGGATGCCTTGCGCGAACGCCTGCTGACGCTGGCGGGCTGGCAGGCCGGGGGCGAGGATGTCTTCATTGCCCGTCAGCGGCACGTGCAGGCGCTGCGTGTCGCGCGTGCGCATCTGCAACAGGCGCAAGCCCATGCCGCACTGCGGGATGGGGCCCTCGATTTGCTGGCGGAAGAACTTCGCCTGGCGCACAATGCCCTGGGCGCCATCACCGGCGCCTTCTCGGCCGATGACCTGCTCGGTGAAATCTTCACCCGCTTCTGCATTGGCAAATGA
- a CDS encoding sterol desaturase family protein produces the protein MVRHCVSWLFLFGSVALGIATVLHFDFDPAPIATHFLFPYYALCTGLQYVWPETPNRFERGEVLTDVLHNLMLIAVTGFQNFVIHALVALTGTGLLFQYGVLSDAWAAHHLPLWGQVLVAWLVFDFMFYVTHRIGHEVDFFWRLHSVHHCAHRLSVLNASRAHPLDLIWRRIVPVFVTFQTGVSQEAFILSGVIGSVLATITHMNVRFRFGWLNYLIGTNEIHRWHHSNRIEEAKNYSIVMLWDHLFGTFVYPQGRRAPERLGLFDERHYPLHGFLGQQLVPLTWARMKARRAREDASLAQPGSMAATPAPGGLAHPAGAPQPTAAP, from the coding sequence ATGGTTCGTCACTGCGTCAGCTGGCTCTTTCTTTTCGGCTCGGTCGCGCTCGGCATCGCCACAGTGCTGCACTTCGATTTCGACCCCGCCCCGATTGCCACGCACTTCCTCTTCCCCTACTACGCGCTGTGCACCGGCCTGCAATACGTCTGGCCGGAGACGCCGAACCGTTTCGAGCGCGGCGAGGTGCTCACCGACGTGCTGCACAACCTGATGCTGATTGCGGTCACCGGCTTTCAGAACTTCGTCATCCATGCGCTCGTGGCGCTCACCGGCACCGGCCTGCTCTTCCAGTACGGCGTGCTGTCCGACGCCTGGGCCGCCCACCACCTGCCGCTGTGGGGCCAGGTGCTGGTGGCCTGGCTCGTGTTCGACTTCATGTTCTACGTCACCCACCGCATCGGGCACGAGGTCGACTTCTTCTGGCGCCTGCACAGCGTGCACCACTGCGCCCACCGCCTCAGCGTGCTCAACGCCAGCCGCGCCCACCCGCTCGATCTGATCTGGCGGCGCATCGTGCCCGTGTTCGTCACCTTCCAGACCGGGGTAAGCCAGGAGGCCTTCATCCTGAGCGGCGTGATCGGCAGCGTGCTGGCCACGATCACGCACATGAACGTGCGCTTCCGCTTCGGCTGGCTCAACTACCTGATCGGCACCAACGAGATCCACCGTTGGCACCACTCCAACCGCATCGAGGAGGCCAAGAACTACAGCATCGTGATGCTGTGGGACCACCTCTTCGGCACCTTCGTCTACCCGCAGGGCCGGCGCGCGCCCGAGCGGCTCGGCCTGTTCGACGAACGCCACTACCCGCTCCACGGCTTTCTGGGCCAGCAACTGGTGCCGCTCACGTGGGCGCGCATGAAGGCCCGCCGCGCGCGCGA